The window GCACTCCGGCGAAGTGGCGATAGGTTTTGTCCGGCGCGTAATCGCCGGAACGGACGCCGCAATCGAGCACTTTGCACTTCATGCCGTGAAGCTCGGCGTAGGTCAGGACTCCGTTCAGGCGTTCGCGGATCACGCCGTTGGGCGGTTCGGAAACCAGTACGGCGATGCTGCGGTGCCCGTATTGAAACAGATGATCCGCGGCGAGGCTTCCGGCAAACGTGTCGTTGACACCCACCGACAGCAGCCTGGTGTCGCCCCGGTGGCGGTTCATGATGACCAGCGGAACGCGCGAGGCGTATTCCTCGAGTTTCCGCAGTGCGGCGGAGTCCCACGAATCCGCGCTGGTGAGCATGGCGACTCCGGCCACGTTCTCCTCCTCGAGCGGCAGGCGGGCCGGAACGCGTTCGCTGTAATCGTAAGAGTGGACGAGAATCCGGGTCGGCAGGTATTTCTCCCGCACGGCTGCGAGATGCCGTTCCATCAGAGTCAGGTCCGAAGAGTTCCAGCGCGGGACCGCGAAGAGGAAGGTTGAAGGAATTTCCGTATTCAGGCGCCCGACTTCCTCGGTGACGAACGTCCCGCGCCCCGGTACGACGCGCAGCAGGCCGGCCGTGCGGAATTTCACGACGGTGCGGTCCACGATGAGCTGGCTGACGTTGAAGCGCTTCATGATTTCGCGGCTGGTGATGAACTTGTCGCCCGGAGCGTATTTCGAAAGCTCCCGGCGCAGCTGGTCGTAGAGAATGTCGGTTTTCAGAATCGCCTGTTCCATGCGGTTTCCTTTTGTGTGCTTCTATGTATATTATAGTGTATTTTTCACAATAATGCAATAGTGATACGGAAAAAATCCGCTTTTTTTGCCGGGCCGGAGAGAAACGTGTGTGACAGCCGGGGGGACATTTTGTCGCGGTATTGTGTCGAATTGTTCCGATCTGCTTGTCCGGCAGGGATATGGCATGGGGATGAAACGACTTGGCATGCCTTGTGCTGATACGGAAGCATCGACATGGGGAGTCGAACGTAAGGAGGTATTGATA of the Victivallis lenta genome contains:
- a CDS encoding substrate-binding domain-containing protein → MEQAILKTDILYDQLRRELSKYAPGDKFITSREIMKRFNVSQLIVDRTVVKFRTAGLLRVVPGRGTFVTEEVGRLNTEIPSTFLFAVPRWNSSDLTLMERHLAAVREKYLPTRILVHSYDYSERVPARLPLEEENVAGVAMLTSADSWDSAALRKLEEYASRVPLVIMNRHRGDTRLLSVGVNDTFAGSLAADHLFQYGHRSIAVLVSEPPNGVIRERLNGVLTYAELHGMKCKVLDCGVRSGDYAPDKTYRHFAGVLKRGIDFTGLIGIADSLSGAVNACHNAGIRIPEELSVVNIEPGQSAEIHHPPLDCVDVNLEGQIDAILEILSRPDRYAPDNNPFEYFKPAMVVNGSVRNPAQSDV